From Amia ocellicauda isolate fAmiCal2 chromosome 12, fAmiCal2.hap1, whole genome shotgun sequence, a single genomic window includes:
- the pdgfrl gene encoding platelet-derived growth factor receptor-like protein encodes MKVWILISLILLCEVLQNGLCQEKRKKDAGENRIRPGTKRVKVRFPKVKEREAGVKGQSILTQVLDKGRFLRLLDSLTLSSGKSLELRCKGSRIGWAYPTYLDTYKDSRLSIKQHDKYSQLILTPSSAADTGEFSCWPQLCDGTECTKDPDRISATYIYFTDKDELFVPSALHFEIIYLRPDKPSIIPCRVTNPSTKVSLHREVPPEEVLVDGVQISYNPMKGFILHQASPEQKGVYYCKAVSRDTPQMSIKFQLLYVEVPSGPPFVTIEASETTVRGGDNINVTCTVLGEPEVDVDFVWTFPGQDQRPVTITETWRLIHRGTGHTTRISQSMIIVEDIETIDFGNYICTAKNLYGETSVAANIASYF; translated from the exons ATGAAGGTCTGGATCCTTATTAGCCTGATTCTGCTTTGTGAAGTACTTCAAAATG GCCTCTGTCAGGAGAAACGCAAGAAAGACGCCGGGGAGAATCGAATTCGGCCTGGCACGAAAAGGGTAAAGGTCAGGTTTCCCAAGGTGAAGGAGAGGGAAGCAGGCGTTAAGGGTCAATCAATTTTGACGCAGGTCTTGGATAAGGGACGCTTCCTTAGGCTGCTCGATTCCTTGACTCTCAGCTCAGGGAAGAGTCTTGAGCTGCGATGCAAAGGCAGCAGGATCGGATGGGCTTATCCCACTTACCTGGACACCTACAAGGACTCACGCCTCAG CATTAAACAGCACGACAAGTACAGCCAGCTGATCCTCACGCCGTCTTCCGCGGCCGACACTGGCGAGTTCAGCTGCTGGCCACAGCTCTGCGATGGCACCGAATGCACCAAAGACCCTGACAGGATCTCCGCCACGTACATCTACTTTACAG ATAAGGACGAGCTGTTTGTCCCATCAGCATTGCATTTTGAGATCATCTATCTGCGACCGGACAAGCCTTCAATCATCCCCTGTCGTGTTACCAACCCCTCAACCAAAGTGTCGCTGCACCGGGAGGTCCCCCCCGAGGAAGTCCTTGTAGATGGAGTCCAGATATCATACAACCCGATGAAGGGCTTCATCCTTCATCAAGCCAGCCCGGAGCAGAAAGGAGTTTACTACTGCAAGGCTGTCAGCCGGGATACACCACAGATGTCCATCAAATTCCAGCTACTGTATGTGGAAG tgCCAAGTGGCCCCCCCTTTGTGACAATTGAAGCATCTGAGACTACAGTACGAGGGGGTGACAATATTAACGTAACGTGCACCGTTCTTGGAGAACCTGAAGTGGATGTGGACTTTGTTTGGACTTTCCCAGGACAG GATCAAAGACCTGTAACCATTACAGAAACCTGGAGATTAATACACAGAGGCACTGGACACACAACTCGTATTTCACAGAGCATGATCATTGTGGAGGATATTGAGACTATTGACTTTGGAAACTACATCTGCACTGCCAAGAACCTATATGGGGAGACCTCTGTGGCTGCAAACATTGCCTCTTATTTCTAA